One window of the Arthrobacter sp. D5-1 genome contains the following:
- a CDS encoding IclR family transcriptional regulator, producing MSTQSVVTAIRVLEAVSDNQPAGLSELSREVDVPKATVLRMLRTLAELGWVAQSEVQAGKWVLTNHAFAVASRGSSGSVIRDAAMGPLNALQLDTTETVHLAVPDRGYMLIIERLDTPHVLRAFLPLGSRLPMHASSTGMAYLSAADEAFVDDYLAGPLEALTPQTVVDPTRLREMIADTRARGYSINEQGLSTGITSIGVPLLGPGGVAAGSISISGPSSRIVPAKYQEYGEAATGTAREISRALGAFSAKGY from the coding sequence ATGAGCACGCAAAGCGTCGTCACGGCCATCAGGGTGCTGGAAGCAGTCTCGGACAACCAGCCCGCAGGCTTGTCCGAGCTCAGCCGCGAGGTGGACGTGCCCAAGGCCACCGTGCTCCGTATGCTCAGGACGTTGGCCGAACTGGGCTGGGTGGCGCAGTCCGAGGTCCAGGCCGGCAAGTGGGTTTTGACCAACCATGCCTTCGCTGTGGCAAGCCGTGGCAGCAGCGGATCAGTGATCCGTGACGCGGCAATGGGCCCCTTGAACGCGCTGCAGCTGGACACGACGGAAACGGTTCACTTGGCGGTCCCGGACCGCGGCTACATGCTCATCATCGAGCGACTCGACACCCCGCACGTCCTGAGGGCTTTCCTCCCGCTGGGTTCGCGCCTGCCGATGCACGCCTCCTCTACAGGAATGGCCTACTTATCGGCTGCTGACGAGGCCTTCGTTGACGATTACCTGGCTGGCCCGCTGGAAGCGCTGACGCCGCAGACCGTGGTGGATCCCACACGGCTTCGCGAGATGATCGCGGACACACGTGCCCGTGGGTACTCCATCAACGAACAAGGCCTCAGTACGGGGATCACTTCCATCGGCGTGCCGCTGCTGGGGCCGGGCGGTGTCGCTGCCGGATCCATCTCCATCTCGGGGCCTTCCAGCAGGATAGTCCCCGCCAAATACCAGGAATACGGTGAGGCGGCCACCGGCACCGCGCGTGAGATCAGCAGGGCTTTGGGGGCGTTCTCCGCCAAGGGCTACTAA
- a CDS encoding SLC13 family permease, producing MELQILALAIFVGVFVLATLRKVHIGVLMFAAAAGVGVWMAGMTIEKVVAGFPIGILVLLVGVTYFFAIAQANGTIDRIIEMAITKVGDRAFFLPLAFFALTIGISAMGSPLAGLVMAPIGMPLAKRYGIDRMLMGLAIGSGLSAGGFAPTSLFGIVTYGTARAAGIDLDPLVLFGVALGTNILLLGAAYVLFGGFKLLNTRTADGFGTNLPRFSASRPTPSHPFEREGTIARGKKAAEQAVQVLDELAPAPQPSRLDRNQIITVLCMAGLVATVILMSVLGASPDIGVLCFAFASVLTLCDPQSGKSAVAKIDWSTVLLVGGIITFVGVLQTMGAVALLGEAAGAVGTPLLAALVICAIGALISAFASTTGMLAALVPLALPLVASGDVAGWAVIATLAVCSSIVDVSPFSTVGATFVATVDADERPRITRFLTRWGLSMVVAGPLLLVGALVLPSSL from the coding sequence ATGGAATTACAGATACTGGCCCTCGCCATCTTTGTAGGCGTCTTCGTCCTGGCCACCCTGCGCAAAGTGCACATTGGAGTGCTCATGTTCGCAGCGGCCGCCGGCGTGGGTGTGTGGATGGCCGGGATGACCATCGAGAAGGTGGTGGCAGGCTTTCCCATCGGAATCCTTGTCCTGCTGGTTGGCGTGACCTATTTCTTTGCGATCGCGCAGGCCAACGGGACCATCGACCGCATCATCGAAATGGCCATCACCAAAGTGGGTGACCGCGCCTTCTTCCTTCCCTTGGCTTTCTTCGCCCTCACCATCGGCATCTCTGCCATGGGCTCACCCCTGGCCGGACTGGTCATGGCACCCATCGGAATGCCCCTGGCCAAGCGGTACGGCATCGACCGCATGCTCATGGGGTTGGCCATCGGATCGGGGCTCAGCGCGGGCGGATTCGCACCCACCAGCCTGTTCGGCATCGTCACCTACGGCACCGCGAGGGCAGCCGGAATCGATCTGGATCCCCTGGTCCTTTTTGGCGTGGCCCTGGGCACCAACATCCTGCTGCTGGGGGCCGCCTACGTGCTCTTCGGCGGTTTCAAGCTGCTCAACACCCGCACGGCTGACGGTTTCGGCACCAACCTGCCGCGCTTCAGCGCAAGCCGCCCGACGCCGTCGCACCCTTTTGAACGCGAAGGCACCATTGCACGGGGCAAGAAGGCCGCCGAACAGGCCGTTCAGGTCCTCGACGAACTGGCCCCCGCGCCGCAGCCTTCGCGGCTGGACCGCAACCAGATCATCACCGTGCTCTGCATGGCCGGATTGGTTGCCACCGTCATCCTGATGTCCGTCCTCGGCGCAAGCCCGGACATCGGTGTCCTGTGCTTCGCGTTCGCCTCGGTCCTCACGCTGTGCGACCCACAGTCCGGGAAATCGGCCGTAGCCAAAATCGACTGGTCCACCGTCCTGCTGGTAGGCGGGATCATCACGTTCGTCGGAGTGCTTCAGACCATGGGAGCCGTCGCGTTGCTCGGCGAAGCAGCCGGCGCCGTCGGGACTCCCTTGCTGGCCGCGCTGGTGATCTGCGCTATCGGTGCCCTCATTTCCGCCTTCGCCTCCACCACCGGGATGCTCGCTGCGCTGGTTCCGCTGGCACTCCCGCTGGTGGCCTCCGGGGACGTCGCCGGATGGGCGGTTATCGCCACCCTTGCCGTGTGTTCGTCCATTGTTGACGTCTCTCCGTTCTCTACCGTCGGCGCCACGTTCGTGGCCACCGTCGACGCCGATGAACGCCCCCGCATCACCAGGTTCCTCACCCGTTGGGGCTTGTCCATGGTGGTGGCCGGGCCGCTCTTGCTGGTTGGCGCCCTGGTGCTGCCCTCCAGCCTCTAA